Proteins encoded by one window of Salvia splendens isolate huo1 chromosome 5, SspV2, whole genome shotgun sequence:
- the LOC121805757 gene encoding uncharacterized protein LOC121805757: MEGALPPQASHRHSIDQSVTANRFTESCTPTLSGQTAVQGMSASANAESEKIDTIESEKRYNNARSVKSQFSNKSLPTQQGNTTGRYYQRGHKSQRNNTGNELPHRRMGFYGRGGVDRNLPAVRMKQIYVAKQTTTGNPST, translated from the exons ATGGAAGGTGCATTGCCTCCTCAAGCTAGCCACAGACACTCAATTGACCAATCAGTAACTGCCAATCGGTTCACGGAGTCTTGTACTCCTACATTATCAG GGCAGACTGCAGTTCAGGGCATGTCCGCAAGTGCAAATGCTGAATCTGAGAAGATCGATACAATTGAGAGTGAGAAACGATACAATAATGCAAGATCTGTGAAGAGTCAATTCTCAAATAAGAGTTTGCCCACCCAACAAGGTAATACCACTGGTCGTTATTATCAAAGAGGCCACAAATCACAAAGGAACAATACAGGAAATGAATTGCCTCACCGTAGGATGGGTTTCTATGGAAGGGGCGGCGTGGATAGAAATTTGCCTGCTGTAAGGATGAAACAGATCTACGTGGCTAAACAGACCACAACTGGAAATCCGTCTACGTGA